A DNA window from Octopus bimaculoides isolate UCB-OBI-ISO-001 chromosome 12, ASM119413v2, whole genome shotgun sequence contains the following coding sequences:
- the LOC106884487 gene encoding CHRNA7-FAM7A fusion protein produces MAVANCVGVTARCFSDAQKLEKQFSAHSPKSDTATTDNDEVDDGEEEEYDNEVEDEIADEEKVEGRAAEYTEGLMPANAMVKHTGEVFWPIPTKLQSSCKVDVTYFPFDEQMCKLKFGSWTYDGFQVDVTNQTSEVDLSNYVVNGEWELLSIKIIRNVVTYSCCPEPFPDVTFFVHIRRRILYYMYNVVFPCIMMSALTLLVFCLPPDSGEKIALGITVLLAFSVFMLAVAENLPETSEFVPLISIYLTIVMSLTSVSVIMTVLVLNLHHRGPSKHGVPIWIRKVFLEKLSHFFCVSSEPSYSHCYSDDGHFIRNVSLKLTLENIAQELQSEIQLDSKITDTVTVVECHGTRIAERSECLHNVHQNENNLKHSERTSWSHARTNEEILKALRRIIDKHEREDRDYEMMQEWRRVAQVVDRILFWIFLIGTSVSTLAVLVISPLTRFKLTHF; encoded by the exons TTTTCGGATGCACAGAAACTAGAAAAACAATTCTCGGCACACTCACCCAAAAGTGATACTGCTACTACAGataatgatgaggttgatgatggagaggaggaggaatatgATAATGAGGTTGAGGATGAGATAGCGGATGAGGAGAAAGTGGAAGGACG TGCTGCTGAATACACGGAGGGTTTGATGCCAGCTAACGCCATGGTTAAACATACAGGAGAAGTGTTTTGGCCCATACCAACCAAGCTTCAAAGTTCCTGCAAAGTGGACGTCACTTATTTCCCGTTTGACGAGCAGATGTGTAAACTGAAATTCGGTTCATGGACATATGATGGGTTTCAAGTGGATGTAACAAACCAGACCAGTGAAGTGGACCTTTCTAATTATGTGGTCAACGGCGAGTGGGAGCTCCTGTCCATCAAAATCATCCGCAACGTAGTCACGTACAGCTGCTGCCCGGAACCCTTTCCCGATGTGACCTTCTTTGTCCACATTCGACGTCGGATCTTATACTACATGTACAACGTAGTGTTTCCTTGTATCATGATGTCTGCATTAACGCTGTTAGTCTTCTGTCTACCTCCAGATTCTGGTGAGAAGATCGCCCTAGGAATCACAGTTCTGctcgctttctctgtcttcatgcTTGCAGTTGCAGAGAATCTTCCAGAAACCTCAGAATTTGTCCCACTTATAA gtATATACCTGACAATTGTAATGTCCTTGACCTCAGTGTCTGTCATTATGACAGTTCTAGTGTTAAACCTTCACCATCGTGGGCCAAGTAAACATGGTGTTCCCATCTGGATACGAAAGGTTTTCCTCGAAAAGCTCTCACACTTTTTCTGTGTCAGCAGTGAACCGTCCTACAGCCACTGCTATTCCGATGATGGTCATTTCATTCGGAATGTCTCCCTGAAACTCACCCTTGAAAATATTGCTCAAGAACTTCAGAGTGAAATCCAGTTAGACAGCAAGATCACCGACACAGTTACAGTAGTGGAGTGTCACGGCACGCGGATTGCCGAAAGATCGGAATGCTTGCACAATGTACACCAGAacgaaaacaatttaaaacaCTCAGAGCGGACCTCCTGGTCTCACGCGCGCACCAACGAAGAAATATTGAAAGCCCTGCGAAGAATCATCGACAAACACGAAAGAGAAGATAGAGATTACGAAATGATGCAGGAATGGAGACGAGTAGCCCAAGTTGTAGACAGAATACTCTTCTGGATTTTTCTAATCGGGACTTCTGTCTCGACTTTAGCGGTCCTTGTAATATCACCATTAACGCGGTTCAAACTAACACATTTCTGA